A genomic stretch from Rhineura floridana isolate rRhiFlo1 chromosome 18, rRhiFlo1.hap2, whole genome shotgun sequence includes:
- the PGPEP1 gene encoding pyroglutamyl-peptidase 1 isoform X4, with the protein MATTVTLEKCGHNVGYRGLDNCRFCPGSHCCIEGGPECIDSVIDMDAVCKRVSTLGLDVAVTISKDAGRYLCDFTYYTSLYHSHGQSAFVHVPPLGRPYSAEQLGRTLQAIIEAMLSVLKHSESNINCHNEH; encoded by the exons ATGGCCACAACAGTGACGCTGGAAAAATGTGGCCATAATGTCGGCTACCGTGGCTTGGACAACTGCCGCTTCTGCCCGGGGTCCCACTGCTGCATCGAAGGGGGCCCAGAGTGCATTGATTCGGTCATTGACATGGACGCTGTGTGCAAGAGGGTCTCCACCTTGGGGCTGGATGTCGCTGTCACGATATCGAAGGACGCTGGCAG GTACCTCTGCGACTTCACGTACTACACCTCCCTGTACCACAGCCACGGCCAGTCCGCCTTCGTCCACGTGCCCCCGCTGGGCAGGCCGTACAGCGCGGAGCAGCTGGGGCGCACCCTCCAGGCCATCATTGAGGCGATGCTCAGCGTCTTGAAACATTCTGAGAGCAACATCAATTGCCACAATGAACACTGA